In Jeotgalibaca arthritidis, a single genomic region encodes these proteins:
- a CDS encoding transporter substrate-binding domain-containing protein, which produces MIQRNKKALLSGFAAFSALFLAACGNTDTGNSSNETVNSDNTSTEKTAWDRIEESGVLKVATSGTLFPSSYHGDDNELTGYEVEVVKEVADRLGLEVDFMEMGVDGMLTAVQSGQVDAAANGFDITEARLEDYHFSDPYKYSFGGLVVRASDNSGIETMEDWEGKKAAGGATTVYMALAKQLGAEPVTYDNATNDVFFRDVASGRTDFIPNDYYVSNTAVQFYAELGVKMSDLYYNPSQQAIVLSKDDTSVKEKIDPILAELAEEGVLTELSKEFFGGEDVSKELDNVDELPVIEIEQN; this is translated from the coding sequence ATGATTCAACGAAATAAAAAAGCTTTACTAAGCGGTTTCGCAGCATTTTCAGCATTATTTTTAGCCGCTTGTGGAAATACAGATACAGGAAACAGCTCTAATGAAACAGTTAACTCCGATAACACTAGTACAGAAAAGACGGCTTGGGACCGAATTGAAGAATCTGGTGTCTTAAAAGTTGCTACATCTGGTACGCTATTTCCAAGTTCATACCACGGTGATGACAATGAACTAACCGGTTATGAAGTTGAAGTGGTTAAGGAAGTCGCTGACCGTCTTGGTTTGGAAGTTGACTTTATGGAAATGGGCGTTGACGGTATGTTAACAGCTGTTCAAAGTGGTCAAGTAGACGCTGCTGCTAATGGCTTTGATATTACTGAAGCCCGTTTAGAAGACTACCATTTCTCTGATCCTTATAAATATTCATTCGGTGGACTTGTTGTTCGTGCCTCAGATAACTCTGGCATCGAAACAATGGAAGACTGGGAAGGCAAAAAAGCTGCTGGTGGCGCAACAACCGTTTATATGGCACTTGCAAAACAATTAGGCGCTGAGCCAGTTACTTATGATAACGCAACAAACGATGTCTTTTTCCGTGATGTCGCAAGTGGTCGTACTGACTTTATTCCAAACGACTATTATGTTTCAAACACTGCTGTTCAATTTTATGCTGAATTAGGTGTAAAAATGTCAGACTTATATTATAATCCAAGTCAACAAGCGATTGTATTAAGCAAAGATGACACATCTGTTAAAGAAAAAATTGATCCTATTTTAGCTGAATTAGCTGAAGAAGGCGTTCTAACTGAACTTTCAAAAGAATTCTTCGGTGGTGAAGACGTTTCGAAAGAATTAGACAACGTTGATGAATTGCCAGTTATTGAAATCGAACAAAACTAA
- a CDS encoding metallophosphoesterase: protein MSIKNKLLTTTVLAGGAALYLHQQNTSLQTSHYTLAVTNLEKENEGLKIAHLSDLHLPRTQVNLEKVLEKIADEAVDFIFLTGDQFDAGQSFNRKQALDFFCSLRKIAAVYAIHGNHDQQSPRAEEIPDLYQEAGITLLEDNAYSVMAENRRPIVIMGAAEPASLLKKQKRNLLSKVMVRPDWQGQTRLLLAHRPELFERYHQDKTKAPDITFSGHAHGGQVRIPKVGGLFAPGQGRLPKHTSGVHALAADPSKRLVISRGLGPSQFPFRVNNRPELIFVSLTEA from the coding sequence ATGTCAATTAAAAATAAACTACTAACAACTACAGTGCTTGCTGGTGGCGCAGCTCTTTATTTGCACCAACAAAACACTAGCCTGCAAACAAGCCATTACACATTAGCTGTAACTAATTTAGAAAAGGAGAACGAAGGCCTTAAAATAGCTCATTTATCGGACCTTCACCTGCCTAGAACACAAGTGAACTTAGAGAAAGTTCTTGAAAAAATTGCAGATGAAGCAGTTGATTTTATATTTCTAACCGGCGACCAATTTGATGCCGGCCAATCATTTAACCGTAAGCAGGCGCTTGATTTTTTCTGTTCGCTACGAAAAATAGCAGCTGTTTATGCCATTCACGGTAATCACGACCAACAATCACCGCGGGCAGAAGAAATCCCCGACCTTTATCAGGAAGCAGGTATTACCTTGCTTGAAGACAATGCCTACTCAGTGATGGCTGAAAATCGTCGGCCGATTGTGATCATGGGGGCGGCAGAACCTGCGTCACTTTTGAAAAAGCAAAAAAGAAATCTTCTTAGTAAAGTAATGGTTCGTCCTGACTGGCAAGGGCAAACGCGCTTGTTGTTGGCTCACCGTCCGGAATTGTTTGAACGTTACCATCAAGATAAAACGAAGGCACCCGATATCACCTTTTCAGGCCATGCTCATGGCGGACAAGTGCGGATTCCAAAAGTTGGCGGTCTATTTGCACCTGGTCAAGGGCGGTTGCCTAAACACACTAGCGGTGTTCATGCACTAGCAGCCGATCCAAGTAAACGATTAGTTATCAGTCGTGGTTTAGGCCCATCTCAATTTCCGTTTCGGGTTAATAATCGTCCCGAGTTGATCTTTGTTAGCCTGACAGAAGCGTGA